Proteins encoded by one window of Moorella humiferrea:
- a CDS encoding bifunctional riboflavin kinase/FAD synthetase, translated as MRVIEGFPEVDGLRDGYLALGNFDGVHRGHRQLIGSVVSRAREAGRPAVVITFFPHPAQILEEEPPGLLTTKARKEKLIAALGVDFLVVLPFNRELARLPASAFVREILWPYFQPRLVAVGFNFTFGYQGTGTPDLLHRLGEELGFKVEVMEPVTHKGVTVSSTVIRNALDRGDILMAKELLGYWPVLSGNVVGGDRRGRELGFPTANLAVPPEVKLPAKGVYACLARFQERAYKAVVNIGRRPTFGHNLPPTVEAHLLDFRGDIYGCELELELRAFLRPERRFTNAGELVAQMEADCTRARAILSDPE; from the coding sequence ATGCGGGTAATCGAAGGATTCCCTGAAGTGGATGGACTCCGAGACGGCTACCTCGCCCTGGGAAACTTCGACGGCGTCCACCGCGGCCACCGGCAACTTATCGGCAGCGTTGTAAGCAGAGCCAGGGAGGCTGGACGTCCGGCAGTTGTTATTACCTTTTTTCCCCATCCGGCGCAGATTCTCGAAGAAGAACCGCCGGGACTTTTAACCACAAAGGCTCGCAAGGAAAAATTAATAGCCGCCCTCGGGGTAGATTTTTTAGTTGTCTTGCCTTTTAATAGAGAATTGGCCCGTCTCCCGGCGTCGGCTTTTGTGCGGGAAATCCTGTGGCCCTATTTTCAACCCCGGCTGGTGGCCGTAGGTTTTAATTTCACCTTCGGGTACCAGGGAACAGGTACGCCTGATTTATTACACCGCCTAGGTGAAGAACTGGGCTTTAAAGTAGAAGTAATGGAGCCAGTGACCCATAAAGGGGTTACCGTAAGCAGCACAGTCATCCGCAACGCCCTGGACAGGGGGGATATCCTCATGGCCAAAGAACTATTGGGTTACTGGCCGGTATTGAGCGGTAATGTTGTAGGCGGCGACAGGCGCGGACGCGAACTCGGTTTTCCTACGGCCAATTTAGCCGTACCGCCGGAAGTTAAGCTGCCGGCAAAGGGAGTATACGCCTGCTTGGCCCGTTTTCAGGAGCGAGCGTATAAAGCAGTGGTCAACATCGGCCGCCGTCCCACCTTTGGCCACAACCTACCGCCCACCGTCGAAGCTCATCTCCTCGATTTCCGGGGCGACATCTACGGCTGCGAGTTAGAACTCGAGTTGCGCGCATTTTTACGTCCGGAACGGCGGTTTACCAATGCTGGTGAATTGGTGGCCCAAATGGAGGCGGATTGTACCAGGGCGCGCGCCATTTTATCCGACCCAGAGTAA
- a CDS encoding D-alanyl-D-alanine carboxypeptidase family protein: MARVFLALVLIIGCLLQPETARAASEPYLTAPAAILMEASTGQVLYERGARKERPPASTTKIMTAILALELARPDVVVKVSENAAATPGASIYLKAGETLTLGDLVKGALLNSGNDAAVAIAEGIAGTENGFAWLMNRKAKQIGAYHTHFTNPHGLTEPEHYTTAYDLALMARYALGNPEFRRLVATREDQIPAPDGVRYLYNTNRLLESYPGADGVKTGTTDAAGQCLVASASREGRRLIAVVLGSEDRYADVQALLDYGFNAFYSEAAAVGEPVGRVSVKNGEFQSVTVAPVTTIGFTVPVEEAPFLEKRVLLPAVVKAPVRKGQTLGRMLILYKGREVANTSLVSTQDVAALSWWAQFKQ, from the coding sequence TTGGCAAGAGTTTTTTTGGCGCTGGTATTGATCATTGGCTGTTTGCTCCAGCCGGAAACAGCAAGGGCTGCCAGTGAACCCTATCTTACGGCACCGGCAGCTATTTTAATGGAAGCCAGTACCGGCCAGGTCCTCTATGAGCGCGGCGCCAGGAAGGAAAGGCCGCCGGCCAGCACCACCAAAATCATGACGGCCATCCTGGCCCTGGAACTGGCTCGGCCGGATGTTGTTGTCAAAGTCAGTGAAAATGCCGCCGCCACCCCGGGAGCCAGCATTTATTTAAAGGCGGGCGAGACGCTCACCCTGGGCGACCTGGTAAAAGGGGCCCTTCTCAATTCCGGCAACGACGCCGCTGTGGCCATCGCCGAAGGTATTGCCGGTACAGAAAACGGCTTTGCCTGGCTGATGAACCGTAAAGCCAAACAAATAGGCGCCTATCATACCCATTTCACCAATCCCCACGGTTTGACTGAGCCGGAACATTATACAACCGCCTATGACTTGGCCCTCATGGCCCGGTATGCCCTCGGCAACCCTGAATTCCGCCGATTGGTAGCCACCCGGGAAGACCAAATCCCGGCGCCGGATGGGGTACGTTACCTATATAATACCAACCGGCTTCTAGAATCTTATCCTGGTGCCGACGGGGTAAAGACGGGAACAACCGATGCCGCCGGCCAGTGTTTGGTCGCCTCGGCTTCCAGGGAAGGACGCCGGCTGATTGCCGTGGTATTGGGAAGCGAAGACCGTTATGCCGATGTCCAGGCCCTTCTGGATTACGGCTTTAACGCTTTTTACAGTGAAGCGGCCGCGGTCGGTGAGCCTGTAGGTCGGGTATCTGTCAAAAATGGAGAGTTCCAAAGCGTTACGGTAGCGCCGGTGACGACGATCGGGTTCACCGTACCGGTCGAAGAGGCTCCTTTTCTAGAAAAGCGCGTTCTCCTCCCGGCGGTGGTAAAAGCGCCTGTAAGGAAGGGACAGACCCTCGGTCGGATGCTGATTTTGTATAAGGGCAGGGAAGTTGCCAATACCAGTCTGGTATCCACCCAGGACGTAGCCGCTCTGTCATGGTGGGCGCAGTTTAAACAATAA
- the dapB gene encoding 4-hydroxy-tetrahydrodipicolinate reductase has product MTKGLLQTEDIEVVGAVDQVAVGEDIGTLSGLKPAGVAIKDDLAEVIKEARPQVMVDFTVAAAAWANARLAVEEGVSPVIGTTGLGPEQLDELHKMCEGRQIGAVVAPNFSIGAILMMHFARQAARYFPRAEIIELHHEQKLDAPSGTAMKTAELMAGEMETVPPLPKGEEKIAGARGGIYRGLAVHSLRLPGAVAHQEVIFGGQGQLLTIRHDTIGREAFLPGLLLAIRRVIHLKGVVYGLENLMEL; this is encoded by the coding sequence ATGACGAAGGGACTGTTGCAGACGGAAGACATAGAGGTGGTGGGGGCCGTCGATCAAGTGGCGGTTGGTGAGGATATCGGCACCTTGAGCGGTCTTAAACCCGCAGGGGTGGCCATCAAGGACGATTTGGCAGAGGTAATCAAAGAAGCCCGTCCCCAGGTAATGGTGGACTTCACCGTAGCCGCCGCCGCCTGGGCCAACGCCCGCCTGGCCGTGGAAGAAGGGGTCAGCCCGGTGATCGGAACTACGGGCCTTGGCCCGGAGCAATTGGACGAGCTCCATAAGATGTGCGAAGGGCGGCAGATCGGGGCGGTGGTGGCTCCCAATTTTTCCATAGGGGCCATTTTAATGATGCATTTTGCCCGCCAGGCGGCACGCTACTTTCCCCGGGCAGAAATTATCGAGCTCCATCATGAACAAAAACTCGACGCCCCTTCTGGGACGGCCATGAAAACGGCCGAACTCATGGCCGGGGAGATGGAAACAGTGCCGCCCCTGCCGAAAGGGGAAGAGAAAATCGCCGGGGCCAGGGGAGGAATTTACCGCGGCCTGGCCGTCCACAGCCTCCGCCTACCCGGAGCGGTGGCCCACCAGGAGGTAATCTTCGGCGGGCAAGGGCAGTTGTTAACCATCCGCCATGACACCATCGGCAGGGAGGCCTTTCTACCGGGGCTTTTACTGGCCATAAGACGGGTTATCCACCTTAAGGGGGTGGTATACGGCCTGGAAAACCTGATGGAGTTATAA
- the rpsO gene encoding 30S ribosomal protein S15: MPLDPAKKREIIARYRQHENDTGSPEVQIAILTERINHLTEHLKVHHKDHHSRRGLLKMVGQRRGLLNYLRENDIERYRQIVDALGLRR, translated from the coding sequence ATGCCCCTGGATCCAGCTAAAAAACGGGAAATAATCGCCCGCTACCGCCAGCACGAAAACGATACCGGTTCTCCAGAAGTACAGATTGCCATTCTTACGGAACGTATCAATCACCTGACGGAGCACCTCAAGGTGCATCACAAAGATCATCACTCCCGCCGGGGCCTTTTGAAAATGGTCGGCCAGCGACGCGGCTTACTTAACTACCTGCGGGAGAACGATATCGAACGTTATCGGCAAATTGTCGACGCTTTGGGTTTAAGAAGATAG
- a CDS encoding polysaccharide deacetylase family protein, with protein MYVLYYRRQRLLGIMAAVGLLLVLGFTAWHWLAGRAVPTMKIQPIYQGNPERKAVALTFTIDWGEEYLPSILQALQKAGARATFFPTGQWAERHPDLVRQMAAAGHEIGNHGQSHPHPDNLSREENRRDIQLGEATLTAITGKKPELYAPPYGESKPQVVAAAGDLGYKFIMWTINTGDYLPNTTPEDILASVIPKCQNGAIILMHPTKPASQALPELLKKLQERGYALVTVSEVL; from the coding sequence ATGTATGTGCTTTATTACAGGCGGCAGCGGCTGCTGGGAATAATGGCGGCGGTAGGACTGTTGCTCGTTTTGGGTTTCACCGCCTGGCACTGGCTGGCCGGACGGGCCGTGCCGACCATGAAAATCCAGCCCATCTACCAGGGGAATCCGGAGCGCAAGGCAGTGGCCCTGACCTTTACTATCGATTGGGGGGAAGAATACCTGCCCTCTATCCTGCAGGCCCTTCAAAAGGCCGGGGCGCGGGCCACCTTTTTTCCTACCGGCCAGTGGGCCGAGCGGCATCCCGACTTGGTACGGCAGATGGCGGCCGCCGGTCATGAAATAGGCAACCACGGCCAAAGCCACCCCCATCCCGACAATTTAAGCCGGGAGGAGAACCGCCGCGATATCCAGTTGGGAGAAGCGACGCTTACGGCCATTACGGGAAAAAAACCGGAGCTGTACGCTCCTCCTTACGGGGAAAGCAAACCCCAGGTGGTGGCGGCGGCCGGTGACCTGGGCTATAAATTTATAATGTGGACCATCAACACCGGCGACTATCTTCCCAACACGACACCCGAAGATATTCTGGCGTCGGTCATACCCAAATGTCAAAACGGGGCCATCATCCTCATGCACCCCACCAAGCCGGCAAGCCAGGCGTTACCTGAGCTTCTAAAAAAATTGCAGGAACGGGGTTACGCCCTGGTAACGGTTTCCGAAGTTCTCTAA
- a CDS encoding dUTPase, with product MDRLEHIFALQERFDQDLARRRRLPDYSVEEWIQKEVLAMVAELGELLEEVNFKWWKNPHPLDREAIKGELVDILHFLVSMCLKAGITAEEFYQAYLAKNEENFRRQQGLTNRRGYAAGLEDKEA from the coding sequence ATGGACCGTTTAGAACATATCTTTGCCCTCCAGGAGCGCTTCGATCAGGACCTGGCCCGCCGGCGGCGGCTGCCCGATTATAGCGTCGAGGAGTGGATCCAAAAAGAAGTCCTGGCCATGGTCGCCGAGCTGGGCGAGCTCTTAGAAGAAGTAAATTTCAAGTGGTGGAAAAACCCCCATCCCTTAGATCGCGAAGCCATCAAAGGCGAACTCGTGGACATCCTCCACTTTCTCGTCAGCATGTGCTTGAAAGCCGGCATTACAGCAGAAGAATTCTACCAAGCCTATCTGGCGAAAAATGAAGAAAACTTTCGCCGCCAGCAGGGTTTGACGAACCGCCGTGGCTATGCCGCCGGCCTGGAGGACAAGGAGGCATAA
- a CDS encoding YlmC/YmxH family sporulation protein yields the protein MRLSELMGKEIINLYDGSRLGNLNDADLLLDAAQGTIAALILPVKGGWIPLLGGRQELIIPWDAVHKVGTEVVVVSMDPTYSRRRDKD from the coding sequence ATGCGCCTTTCAGAGCTCATGGGGAAGGAGATAATAAATCTTTACGACGGCTCCCGTCTGGGAAATCTAAATGATGCCGATCTACTCCTCGATGCAGCCCAAGGGACCATTGCCGCCCTTATCCTTCCCGTAAAAGGCGGATGGATACCCTTACTTGGGGGACGCCAGGAACTGATTATTCCCTGGGATGCCGTCCATAAAGTCGGCACCGAAGTGGTGGTCGTCAGCATGGACCCCACCTACAGCCGCCGGCGGGATAAAGATTGA
- a CDS encoding polyribonucleotide nucleotidyltransferase — translation MQGVLRKTLTIAGRDLILETGRLARQAGGAVLVTYGGTMVLVTATASQEPREGIDFFPLTVDYEERLYAAGKIPGGFIKREGRPSEKAILSARLIDRPIRPLFPKYYRNDVHVVATVLSVDQDCPPNVAGIIGASAALTISSIPFAGPIGAVGVGLIDGRPVINPTLAEDEKSLLHLVVAGTGEAIMMVEAGAKEVPEDLMLECIITAHEEIKRIVAFINEFRSEALAMGLAKEKQQVEEPHLSPDLENLVREIATPRLQEAIYTSRDLKLAKQEREQRLESCREEIKELVLTGKEELVAEQPDIPRLVNDLITKIEKEIMRQMILTQGVRIDGRALDEIRPITCEVGVLSRTHGSGLFTRGETQVLTVTTLGPISDEQILDDLGVDETKRYMHHYNFPPYSVGEARPIRAPGRREIGHGALAERALEPMIPPEEEFPYAIRLVSEVLGSNGSTSMGSVCGSTLALMDAGVPIKAPVAGVAMGLIKEGDQVAILTDIQGIEDALGDMDFKVAGTKNGITALQMDIKIPGIDRSILEKALEQARKGRLFILDKILATIPAPRPELSPYAPRMLTMTIDPDKIRDIIGPGGKIIKKIIEETGVEIDVEDDGRIFIASTDAAKGQRAMEIIQALTQDVETGKVYNGKVTRITDFGAFVEVIPGVLGMPGKEGLVHISQLANERVEKVEDVVQEGDYILVKAIGFDSQGRLKLSRKEALPPPALEGGGRHLRRQGRDGGRHTPGNKRQR, via the coding sequence ATGCAAGGGGTATTACGCAAGACCCTCACCATTGCCGGCCGCGATTTGATTCTGGAAACCGGACGGCTGGCGCGCCAGGCCGGGGGTGCCGTGCTGGTAACCTACGGCGGCACGATGGTCCTGGTAACGGCAACGGCCTCTCAAGAACCGCGGGAAGGAATCGACTTTTTTCCCCTGACTGTCGATTATGAAGAGAGGCTTTACGCCGCCGGCAAAATTCCGGGTGGTTTTATTAAACGGGAAGGCCGGCCAAGCGAAAAGGCCATCCTTTCGGCCCGGCTTATCGACCGGCCCATCAGGCCTTTATTTCCCAAGTACTACCGCAATGATGTCCATGTTGTCGCAACCGTACTTTCGGTAGACCAGGACTGCCCGCCCAATGTCGCCGGCATCATCGGCGCCTCTGCGGCCCTCACCATTTCTTCCATACCCTTTGCGGGCCCCATAGGTGCGGTAGGCGTCGGCCTGATCGATGGGCGACCTGTCATCAATCCCACGCTGGCCGAAGACGAAAAAAGTTTGTTACACCTGGTGGTGGCCGGCACCGGAGAAGCTATCATGATGGTCGAAGCGGGAGCAAAGGAAGTTCCCGAAGACCTGATGCTGGAATGCATCATTACAGCCCATGAAGAGATTAAACGCATCGTCGCCTTTATTAACGAATTTCGTTCCGAAGCCCTAGCCATGGGGCTGGCCAAAGAAAAGCAGCAAGTGGAAGAGCCGCATCTATCACCTGATTTGGAAAACCTGGTACGTGAAATCGCCACCCCGCGCCTCCAGGAAGCCATTTATACCAGTCGCGACTTAAAGCTCGCCAAACAAGAAAGGGAACAACGCCTGGAAAGTTGCAGAGAGGAAATAAAGGAACTGGTTTTGACCGGTAAGGAAGAGCTGGTGGCGGAACAGCCGGATATACCCCGGTTGGTAAACGATCTGATCACGAAAATCGAAAAAGAAATCATGCGGCAGATGATACTTACCCAGGGCGTAAGGATCGACGGCCGCGCCCTTGATGAAATAAGACCCATCACCTGCGAGGTCGGGGTGTTAAGCCGCACCCATGGTTCGGGCCTCTTTACCCGGGGAGAAACCCAGGTTCTGACGGTTACGACCCTCGGTCCCATAAGCGATGAGCAGATACTTGACGACCTCGGCGTCGATGAAACAAAGAGATATATGCACCATTATAACTTCCCTCCTTACAGCGTCGGTGAAGCTAGGCCCATCCGCGCGCCAGGACGCAGGGAGATCGGCCACGGCGCCCTGGCGGAAAGGGCCCTGGAACCCATGATACCGCCGGAGGAAGAATTCCCCTACGCCATTCGCCTCGTGTCCGAAGTTCTGGGTTCTAACGGTTCGACCTCCATGGGAAGCGTCTGCGGCAGCACCCTGGCCCTTATGGATGCGGGCGTGCCCATCAAAGCGCCGGTCGCCGGGGTGGCTATGGGCCTGATCAAGGAAGGGGATCAGGTGGCTATACTTACCGACATCCAGGGGATAGAAGACGCCCTTGGCGATATGGACTTTAAAGTTGCCGGCACCAAGAACGGCATTACGGCCCTGCAGATGGACATAAAAATACCCGGCATAGACCGGTCCATTTTAGAAAAGGCCCTGGAGCAGGCACGTAAAGGACGCCTTTTCATCCTGGATAAAATTTTAGCCACCATACCGGCGCCGCGGCCGGAACTGTCGCCCTATGCCCCGCGGATGCTGACCATGACCATCGATCCCGATAAAATTCGGGATATCATCGGCCCTGGCGGCAAAATAATTAAGAAGATCATTGAAGAAACCGGCGTCGAGATCGACGTTGAAGACGACGGCCGCATCTTCATCGCCTCCACCGACGCCGCCAAGGGGCAGCGGGCCATGGAGATTATCCAGGCCCTGACTCAGGATGTAGAAACCGGCAAGGTATATAACGGCAAAGTGACCAGGATTACCGATTTCGGCGCCTTTGTCGAAGTCATTCCCGGAGTCCTGGGCATGCCCGGCAAAGAAGGTCTGGTTCACATCTCCCAGCTGGCCAACGAGAGGGTAGAAAAGGTGGAAGACGTCGTCCAGGAAGGCGATTATATTCTGGTGAAGGCCATCGGCTTTGATTCCCAGGGACGGCTTAAACTGTCCCGGAAAGAAGCCCTGCCCCCTCCTGCTCTAGAAGGCGGCGGGCGTCACCTGCGCCGGCAGGGACGGGACGGCGGCAGACATACCCCCGGCAATAAGCGCCAGCGTTAA
- the truB gene encoding tRNA pseudouridine(55) synthase TruB — MINGFINVLKPPGPTSHDVVQTLRSILKEQRIGHGGTLDPMAAGVLPIAVGRATRLLEYIQAGGKTYRAEFILGLKTDTQDLAGQILARPGCSGFSLEELQKAALRFTGTITQMPPMVSAVHYKGRRLYELAREGQEVKRPQRLVKIYAFRILKAWPDGAFYRAMADISCSKGTYIRTLGADWGDYLGCGAALAFLIRTRAGGFKLDEAWTLEEIQERAAAGDFSFLLPPVAALTHLPAVVVKERAVKQVLNGTPLKDDDWNLNTPLQQGQLVRLEGEDGHLLAVARVTAGKGGLYLKPDKVFKEKE, encoded by the coding sequence TTTGCGGAGTATTCTAAAGGAGCAACGAATCGGCCATGGCGGCACCTTGGATCCCATGGCCGCTGGGGTGCTTCCCATAGCCGTAGGGCGGGCCACCCGCCTGCTAGAATATATACAGGCCGGCGGCAAGACCTACCGGGCGGAGTTTATCCTGGGGCTAAAAACCGACACCCAGGATCTCGCAGGCCAGATCCTGGCCCGTCCCGGCTGTTCGGGTTTTAGCCTGGAGGAACTTCAGAAAGCCGCCCTCCGTTTTACAGGTACCATCACCCAGATGCCGCCCATGGTTTCGGCCGTCCATTACAAGGGCAGGCGTCTTTATGAACTGGCCCGGGAAGGGCAAGAAGTAAAAAGACCCCAGCGCCTCGTTAAAATCTATGCCTTTAGGATATTGAAAGCCTGGCCGGACGGAGCTTTTTACCGGGCAATGGCCGACATCTCCTGTTCCAAAGGTACCTATATCCGCACCCTGGGAGCGGATTGGGGCGATTACCTTGGGTGCGGGGCGGCCCTGGCGTTTCTTATCCGCACCCGCGCTGGCGGTTTTAAGTTGGACGAGGCGTGGACATTGGAAGAAATACAGGAACGGGCGGCGGCAGGGGACTTTTCTTTCCTCCTGCCGCCGGTTGCCGCCCTTACCCACCTCCCGGCAGTCGTCGTTAAGGAACGGGCCGTAAAGCAGGTGTTAAACGGTACCCCTCTAAAAGACGACGACTGGAATCTCAACACTCCCCTTCAGCAAGGCCAATTGGTCCGTCTTGAAGGGGAAGACGGCCATCTCTTAGCTGTAGCCAGGGTAACGGCCGGAAAAGGAGGGCTATACCTAAAACCTGATAAGGTCTTTAAAGAAAAGGAGTAA
- a CDS encoding M16 family metallopeptidase, producing the protein MYQKNILDNGIRVVSEEVPFANSIALGVWVRAGSRNEDATNQGVSHFLEHLLFKGTSKRTARQIAEELEAVGGIINAFTTKEYTCFYARVLAEHMDLAIDVLSDMFFNSLMTSEDIEKEKKVILEEIKMYEDSPDELVHDLFAQTVWPGHPLGRAILGTYETVSNLNRDVIYNYYKEQYNSANIVLAAAGKFNTDELVDKLQKAFGERNCSGKAGEYLPPSSKSGVSVNVKDTEQVQICLGVPGLPQDDDAIYALQALNNILGGGLSSRLFQLIREEQALAYSVYSYHAGFSDSGLLTIYAGTSPDNYRQVVALILAEIASIKNKGVTPQELKRTKDQIRGNLLLGQENVNHRMSRLGRTELTYGRVVTTEEIIERLQAVTADDIQAVAARLFRPECLTLTTLGPEVEVLDLAACARQAGV; encoded by the coding sequence ATGTACCAAAAAAATATCCTGGATAACGGTATCCGGGTGGTAAGCGAAGAAGTTCCCTTTGCCAATTCCATAGCCCTGGGGGTGTGGGTACGCGCCGGCTCCCGCAATGAGGATGCTACCAACCAGGGCGTTTCCCATTTTTTAGAACATTTACTATTTAAAGGCACATCAAAGAGAACAGCACGGCAGATAGCCGAAGAGCTGGAAGCCGTCGGTGGAATAATCAACGCCTTTACAACGAAAGAATATACCTGCTTCTATGCCCGGGTTCTGGCCGAACACATGGATTTAGCCATCGACGTGTTAAGCGACATGTTTTTTAATTCCCTCATGACCTCCGAAGATATCGAAAAAGAAAAAAAGGTCATCCTGGAAGAAATAAAAATGTACGAAGATTCCCCGGACGAGTTGGTCCACGACCTCTTTGCCCAGACCGTCTGGCCGGGACATCCCCTGGGCCGGGCCATCCTCGGTACTTATGAAACGGTTTCTAATTTAAATAGGGACGTCATCTATAACTATTACAAAGAACAGTACAACAGCGCCAACATAGTCCTGGCCGCAGCCGGAAAATTTAATACCGACGAATTGGTTGATAAGCTGCAAAAAGCCTTTGGGGAAAGAAACTGCTCGGGTAAGGCAGGAGAATATCTTCCACCTAGCAGTAAATCCGGAGTAAGCGTAAATGTAAAGGATACCGAACAGGTGCAGATCTGCCTGGGAGTCCCGGGGCTGCCCCAGGATGACGATGCCATTTATGCCCTCCAGGCCCTGAATAACATCCTCGGCGGTGGTTTAAGCTCCCGCCTGTTCCAGCTGATCCGCGAAGAGCAGGCCCTGGCCTATTCTGTTTATTCTTACCACGCCGGCTTCAGTGACAGCGGCCTGTTAACCATTTATGCCGGTACCAGCCCGGACAATTACCGCCAGGTAGTGGCCCTTATTTTGGCAGAGATCGCCTCTATCAAAAACAAAGGCGTGACACCCCAGGAGTTGAAGCGTACCAAGGATCAAATTCGCGGCAATTTACTCCTGGGCCAAGAGAACGTCAATCACCGCATGAGCCGGTTGGGCCGCACAGAACTCACCTACGGCAGGGTCGTCACCACGGAAGAAATCATCGAACGGCTGCAGGCGGTCACCGCCGACGACATCCAGGCCGTGGCCGCACGCCTTTTTCGGCCGGAATGCCTCACCCTGACTACCCTGGGTCCGGAAGTCGAAGTCCTGGACCTGGCCGCCTGTGCCCGCCAGGCCGGAGTGTAG